From one Bos taurus isolate L1 Dominette 01449 registration number 42190680 breed Hereford chromosome 24, ARS-UCD2.0, whole genome shotgun sequence genomic stretch:
- the VAPA gene encoding vesicle-associated membrane protein-associated protein A isoform X1: MASASGTMAKHEQILVLDPPTDLKFKGPFTDVVTTNLKLRNPSDRKVCFKVKTTAPRRYCVRPNSGIIDPGLTVTVSVMLQPFDYDPNEKSKHKFMVQTIFAPPNISDMEAVWKEAKPDELMDSKLRCVFEMPNENDKLGLAPPGPAVAVAPLSSINSTGTAPTTYSAKNEPRAFSVFKQEKQKNDMEPSKAVPLNAAKQDGPVPKPHSVSLSDTETRKLVEECKRLQGEMMKLSEENRLLRDEGLRLRKVAHSEKPGSTSAVSFRENVTSPLPSLLVVIAAIFIGFFLGKFIL, encoded by the exons GCCCCTTCACAGATGTAGTCACTACAAACCTTAAGTTGCGAAATCCTTCAGATCGAAAAGTGTGTTTCAAAGTGAAGACGACAGCGCCTCGTCGGTACTGTGTGCGGCCCAACAGTGGGATCATTGACCCCGGCTTGACTGTGACCGTTTCAG TAATGCTGCAGCCTTTTGACTATGACCCCAATGAGAAGAGTAAACACAAGTTCATGGTACAGACCATCTTTGCTCCACCAAACATTTCAGACATGGAAGCTGTG tGGAAAGAAGCGAAACCCGATGAATTAATGGATTCTAAATTGAGATGTGTATTTGAAATGCCCAATGAAAATGATAAATTG GGTCTCGCTCCTCCAGGGCCCGCCGTGGCCGTCGCTCCGCTGAGCAGCATCAACAGCACAGGCACAGCACCTACCACTTATAGTGCGAAGAATGAGCCCAGGGCCTTCAGTGTGTTCAAACAGGAGAAGCAGAAG AACGACATGGAACCCAGCAAAGCCGTTCCCCTGAACGCTGCGAAGCAGGACGGGCCCGTGCCAAAGCCGCACAGCGTTTCCCTCAGTGACACCGAGACGAGGAAGCTCGTGGAGGAGTGCAAGCGGCTGCAGGGGGAGATGATGAAGCTGTCGGAAGAGAACCGGCTCCTGAGG GATGAAGGCTTACGGCTCAGGAAGGTAGCACATTCGGAAAAACCTGGATCCACCTCAGCTGTGTCCTTCAGAGAGAACGTCACCAGTCCTCTTCCTTCACTTCTTGTTGTCATTGCAGCCATTTTCATTGGATTCTTTCTAGGGAAATTCATCTTGTAG
- the VAPA gene encoding vesicle-associated membrane protein-associated protein A isoform X2 yields MEMSVSRVLGPFTDVVTTNLKLRNPSDRKVCFKVKTTAPRRYCVRPNSGIIDPGLTVTVSVMLQPFDYDPNEKSKHKFMVQTIFAPPNISDMEAVWKEAKPDELMDSKLRCVFEMPNENDKLGLAPPGPAVAVAPLSSINSTGTAPTTYSAKNEPRAFSVFKQEKQKNDMEPSKAVPLNAAKQDGPVPKPHSVSLSDTETRKLVEECKRLQGEMMKLSEENRLLRDEGLRLRKVAHSEKPGSTSAVSFRENVTSPLPSLLVVIAAIFIGFFLGKFIL; encoded by the exons GCCCCTTCACAGATGTAGTCACTACAAACCTTAAGTTGCGAAATCCTTCAGATCGAAAAGTGTGTTTCAAAGTGAAGACGACAGCGCCTCGTCGGTACTGTGTGCGGCCCAACAGTGGGATCATTGACCCCGGCTTGACTGTGACCGTTTCAG TAATGCTGCAGCCTTTTGACTATGACCCCAATGAGAAGAGTAAACACAAGTTCATGGTACAGACCATCTTTGCTCCACCAAACATTTCAGACATGGAAGCTGTG tGGAAAGAAGCGAAACCCGATGAATTAATGGATTCTAAATTGAGATGTGTATTTGAAATGCCCAATGAAAATGATAAATTG GGTCTCGCTCCTCCAGGGCCCGCCGTGGCCGTCGCTCCGCTGAGCAGCATCAACAGCACAGGCACAGCACCTACCACTTATAGTGCGAAGAATGAGCCCAGGGCCTTCAGTGTGTTCAAACAGGAGAAGCAGAAG AACGACATGGAACCCAGCAAAGCCGTTCCCCTGAACGCTGCGAAGCAGGACGGGCCCGTGCCAAAGCCGCACAGCGTTTCCCTCAGTGACACCGAGACGAGGAAGCTCGTGGAGGAGTGCAAGCGGCTGCAGGGGGAGATGATGAAGCTGTCGGAAGAGAACCGGCTCCTGAGG GATGAAGGCTTACGGCTCAGGAAGGTAGCACATTCGGAAAAACCTGGATCCACCTCAGCTGTGTCCTTCAGAGAGAACGTCACCAGTCCTCTTCCTTCACTTCTTGTTGTCATTGCAGCCATTTTCATTGGATTCTTTCTAGGGAAATTCATCTTGTAG